In a single window of the Podospora pseudocomata strain CBS 415.72m chromosome 2 map unlocalized CBS415.72m_2, whole genome shotgun sequence genome:
- a CDS encoding uncharacterized protein (EggNog:ENOG503NUZT; COG:S) — protein MAVGSSDENGRSGSVAKPDRPSSPGQEEFEVGSHTGTSISTDEEAVIVDDVPGQGGIGLSHRENVLSPTQPTQTRSRRSSSFVRPNNPIVPRSQRRGLFGRFTIIPEVETPLEYKRGTKWTITAVVALAAAGAPMGSGIFLPALPDLAKELNATTTITNLTVAMYMLAMSIFPLWWSSFSETLGRRTIYIISFTMFVVFSALSAISVNISMLIVMRILGGGASASVQAVGAGTIADIWEPAERGRAMGLFYLGPLIGPLISPLTGGSLSGAFGWRSTMWFLTIYGGVMLLMIFFCLPETLANKKPATAPISSPDPTANPLTRVTTTAKSIKSAASTIKRFLWDPLTVLAYLRYPPVLISVYSASVAFGSLFVLNISIQSTYSTPPYNFTSTIIGCMYLAPSLGYITASTVGGRWLDHIMKREALRAGRFDDSVNPPKLIYLPEDRMGENMWLAASLYPLSLIVYGFTASQGLKYIAAPAIATFLFGVGSMLVFGAVTTMLTEFMPQRSSSGVAVNNFVRNFVSCVGAILAQPLIDAMGNRWLCLMVGLFAWITGNGAIFLLKRRGEKWRREMDEALGNNVKVVHNGQRSNEELGQMDGDIRLEEMCDKEDKQ, from the exons ATGGCCGTTGGCTCTTCTGACGAGAATGGTCGGTCCGGATCCGTTGCCAAGCCGGACCGACCATCGTCCCCGGGCCAAGAAGAGTTCGAGGTCGGCAGCCACACAGGAACGTCGATAAGCACCGATGAAGAAGCCGTCATCGTGGATGATGTACCCGGCCAGGGTGGGATAGGCCTATCACACCGTGAGAATGTACTCTCTCCTACTCAACCCACCCAGACGAGATCGCGGCGGAGCTCTTCCTTTGTTCGACCAAACAATCCTATCGTTCCAAGATCCCAACGGCGTGGCCTGTTTGGAAGATTCACCATAATTCCCGAAGTCGAGACACCACTAGAATACAAGAGAGGCACCAAATGGACCATCACAGCTGTCGTTGCTCTAGCTGCCGCTGGCGCCCCTATGGGTTCTGGTATATTTCTGC CTGCCCTCCCTGACCTGGCAAAAGAGTTGAacgcaaccaccacaatTACTAATTTGACGGTGGCCATGTACATGCTTGCCATGTCCATCTTTCCTCTCTGGTGGTCGTCGTTCTCTGAAACCCTCGGCCGCCGGACAATTTACATCATTTCCTTCACCATGTTTGTCGTCTTCTCGGCACTCAGCGCCATCAGCGTCAATATTTCAATGTTGATCGTCATGAGAATCTTGGGAGGCGGTGCGTCAGCTTCTGTTCAGGCCGTCGGCGCCGGCACCATTGCCGATATCTGGGAACCGGCCGAGCGTGGGAGAGCTATGGGCCTCTTTTATCTCGGCCCTCTCATCGGCCCGCTGATTAGCCCCCTTACTGGCGGTAGCTTATCTGGAGCCTTTGGTTGGCGTTCGACGATGTGGTTCCTGACTATTTACGGTGGCGTCATGCTCCTCATGATTTTCTTCTGTCTGCCAGAAACACTTGCCAACAAGAAGCCGGCTACAGCCCCCATCAGCTCCCCCGATCCAACCGCCAACCCTCTGACCCGTGTCACCACGACAGCCAAATCGATCAAATCCGCCGCTTCAACCATCAAGCGCTTCCTTTGGGACCCCCTCACCGTCCTTGCTTACCTTCGCTATCCACCGGTGCTGATATCAGTCTATTCGGCCAGCGTGGCCTTTGGCTCTCTCTTCgtcctcaacatctccattCAATCAACTTATTCCACTCCACCCTACAATTTTACAAGCACCATCATCGGCTGCATGTATCTCGCTCCTTCCTTGGGGTacatcaccgcctccaccgtTGGCGGCCGCTGGCTCGACCACATAATGAAGCGCGAAGCACTTCGCGCCGGCCGCTTCGACGACAgcgtcaacccccccaaattGATATACCTCCCTGAGGACCGTATGGGAGAGAACATGTGGCTTGCTGCTTCTCTATACCCGCTTTCTCTCATCGTGTACGGTTTCACTGCTAGTCAGGGGCTCAAATACATTGCCGCCCCAGCCATCGCCACCTTTCTCTTTGGAGTAGGGAGTATGCTAGTCTTTGGTGCGGTAACGACAATGCTGACAGAGTTCATGCCCCAAAGAAGTTCGTCTGGGGTAGCGGTCAATAACTTTGTGAGAAACTTTGTCTCTTGCGTGGGAGCGATTCTTGCACAGCCGTTGATTGACGCCATGGGGAATCGGTGGTTGTGTCTGATGGTTGGGTTATTTGCGTGGATCACGGGGAATGGGGCGATtttcttgttgaagaggaggggtgagaagtggaggagggagatggatgaggcGCTGGGGAATAATGTAAAGGTGGTGCATAACGGGCAGCGGAGTAATGAGGAGTTGGGGCAGATGGATGGGGATATtaggttggaggagatgtgTGACAAGGAGGATAAGCAGTGA
- the PRO2 gene encoding glutamate-5-semialdehyde dehydrogenase (EggNog:ENOG503NU0M; COG:E; BUSCO:EOG0926388H): MSLTSASPLEAAQSAKSASHILATLSADARNNALTAIHSGLTAARDDILAANARDLELARKAAADGQLSQSLVSRLDLTKPGKWEDMLKGILDVRGLEDPVGRVTLRTQLDEGLSLERVTCPIGVLLIIFEARPEVIANIAALAIKSGNAAILKGGKESTESFVAISRVISSALEKTQVPNGAVQLVTTRDVIPQLLALDKYVDLVIPRGGNELVRYIKDNTKIPVLGHADGLCSIYLDSSADKALAEKVIVDSKTNYVAACNALETLLVQESALSLLPDVATALAAKDVELRCDAASKAALANTPGLKIVDATEEDFNTEFLSLTLAIKVVSGLSEAINHINSHGSHHTDVILTSNKEDAETFMNAIDSAGVYHNASTRFADGMRYGFGTEVGISTNKIHSRGPVGLEGLMIYKYKIRGGGQGAGDYGEGKRQYLHQKLPLE, translated from the coding sequence ATGTCTCTTACCAgcgcctcccccctcgaaGCCGCTCAGTCGGCCAAGTCAGCTTCCCATATCCTTGCCACACTCTCAGCCGATGCGCGCAACAATGCTCTCACAGCTATTCACTCGGGACTCACAGCTGCTCGCGATGACATTCTTGCCGCCAACGCCAGGGATCTCGAGCTTGCGCGCAAGGCTGCTGCCGACGGGCAGTTGAGCCAAAGTCTCGTCTCACGTCTAGACCTGACTAAGCCCGGCAAGTGGGAGGATATGCTCAAGGGCATCCTCGACGTCCGTGGCCTCGAGGACCCTGTTGGCCGTGTTACTCTGCGCACCCAACTCGATGAAGGTCTCAGCCTCGAACGGGTGACCTGTCCCATTGGTgttctcctcatcatcttcgaggCTCGTCCTGAGGTCATCGCTAACATTGCCGCCCTCGCTATCAAGTCTGGCAATGCGGCCATCCTCAAAGGTGGCAAGGAATCTACCGAGTCTTTTGTCGCTATCTCACGCGTCATCTCCTCTGCTCTCGAAAAGACCCAGGTTCCCAACGGAGCCGTCCAGCTCGTCACCACCCGCGATGTTATCCCCCAATTGTTGGCTCTCGACAAGTACGTTGACCTGGTCATCCCTCGTGGTGGCAATGAGTTGGTGAGGTACATCAaggacaacaccaagatcCCCGTCCTGGGCCATGCCGACGGTCTCTGCTCCATCTACCTCGACTCCTCTGCCGACAAGGCCCTTGCGGAAAAGGTTATCGTCGACTCCAAGACCAACTATGTTGCCGCCTGCAACGCGCTCGAGACTCTTCTTGTCCAAGAGTCGGCgctttctctccttcccgATGTTGCCACTGCCCTCGCAGCCAAGGATGTTGAGCTTCGTTGCGATGCTGCCTCCAAGGCCGCTCTCGCCAACACCCCTGGCCTCAAGATTGTTGACGCCACTGAGGAGGACTTCAACACCGAGTTCTTGTCTCTGACTCTCGCCATCAAGGTCGTTTCTGGCTTGAGCGAAGCTATCAATCACATCAACTCCCACGGTTCCCACCACACAGATGTTATCCTCACTTCTAACAAGGAGGATGCTGAGACTTTTATGAACGCTATCGACTCGGCCGGTGTGTACCACAATGCCTCAACCAGATTTGCTGACGGAATGAGATATGGTTTCGGCACTGAGGTGGGTATCAGCACAAACAAGATTCATTCAAGAGGACcggtggggttggagggtttAATGATTTACAAATACAAGAttcgtggtggtggccaagGTGCGGGTGACTATGGGGAGGGTAAGAGACAGTACCTTCACCAGAAGTTACCTTTGGAGTAG